The following coding sequences lie in one Glycine soja cultivar W05 chromosome 16, ASM419377v2, whole genome shotgun sequence genomic window:
- the LOC114389904 gene encoding uncharacterized protein LOC114389904 — MGKIKLKTPEEAMELIENMAANDHAILRDRAYTPTKRSLLELTAQDATLAQNKLLSRQIETLTETLNKLPQQLTRVYPSNLPNNWYQSQVRVGDRLRRVYMYRRWPEWLAAQRAPQVERATRMASRCTPRISPTEITLPFGEALQQIPLYTKFMKDILTKKGKYIDSESIMVGGNCNAMIQRKLPEKFKDPKSVTIPCTIGNESVGKTLIDLGASINLMPLSLCRRIGNLKINPTKMTLQLTDRSITRPYEVVEDVLVKVHHFTFPVDFVIMDIEDAEIPLILGRPFMLIANYVVDMGNCNLEMSIND; from the exons ATGGGAAAAATCAAGTTGAAGACACCGGAGGAGGCAATGGAGTTGATAGAAAACATGGCAGCCAATGATCATGCCATCCTTCGTGATCGAGCATACACGCCAACAAAGAGAAGCCTTTTGGAACTCACAGCCCAAGATGCAACATTGGCCCAAAACAAGCTATTATCCCGACAGATAGAGACCCTAACAGAGACCCTCAacaagcttccacaacaactAACTAGG GTGTACCCCTCGAATCtccccaacaattggtatcaaagCCAGGTTCGAGTTGGTGACCGGCTTAGACGAGTATACATGTACCGTAGGTGGCCAGAATGGCTAGCGGCACAACGTGCCCCGCAGGTGGAGCGGGCGACCAGAATGGCTAGCAG GTGTACCCCTCGAATCTCCCCAACAGAGATAACCCTACCATTTGGGGAAGCTTTACAACAGATACCGCTCTACACCAAATTCATGAAGGACATCCTCACCAAGAAAGGGAAGTACATTGACAGTGAAAGCATTATGGTGGGAGGCAACTGCAATGCAATGATACAGAGGAAGCttcccgagaaattcaaagaCCCCAAGAGCGTGACAATCCCTTGCACCATAGGGAATGAGTCAGTAGGGAAGACTCTTATTGATTTAGGAGCAAGCATCAACTTGATGCCCCTGTCATTGTGTAGGAGAATTGGAAACCTGAAGATAAACCCTACCAAGATGACGCTCCAACTCACAGATCGGTCAATCACCAGACCATACGAGGTAGTGGAAGATGTCTTGGTCAAAGTCCACCATTTTACCTTCCCGGTAGATTTTGTCATCATGGACATAGAAGATGCAGAAATTCCTCTTATCCTAGGAAGACCCTTCATGTTAATTGCCAACTACGTGGTAGATATGGGGAATTGCAATCTAGAAATGAGTATCAACGACTAA